A DNA window from Collinsella aerofaciens ATCC 25986 contains the following coding sequences:
- the relB gene encoding type II toxin-antitoxin system RelB family antitoxin has product MSATAIRFDDGEKDWIQSYASVLGMSFSEFVRNAALDKVEEAADIKAYNEALMEDDGTRYSMDDVMRMAMEAE; this is encoded by the coding sequence ATGAGTGCCACTGCCATCAGGTTCGATGATGGCGAGAAGGACTGGATCCAGTCCTATGCGAGCGTTCTCGGCATGTCCTTTTCCGAATTCGTGAGGAACGCCGCCCTCGATAAGGTCGAGGAGGCGGCTGATATCAAGGCGTACAACGAGGCGCTGATGGAGGACGATGGCACCCGCTATTCGATGGATGACGTCATGCGTATGGCAATGGAGGCCGAGTGA
- a CDS encoding recombinase family protein produces the protein MSTKDQKLDRQIEALVNAGVAYERIFKDKETGAREGERTQQKKLFKKMKRGDEVVVESWERLTRSTRQLLNYDLMFRNLGVKLISLKQPVDLDTAFGRFVLGTHACTAELERDLIRQRQAEGIAVKRSRGGNVGGRPRIADVKADAAVKLYLARETPIPDICAATGISKSTLYRVLRERGLVGVRR, from the coding sequence GTGAGCACAAAGGACCAGAAGCTCGACCGTCAAATCGAGGCATTGGTCAACGCTGGCGTGGCCTATGAGCGCATCTTCAAAGACAAGGAGACTGGCGCACGCGAGGGCGAGCGCACGCAACAGAAAAAGTTGTTCAAAAAGATGAAGCGCGGCGATGAAGTGGTGGTCGAGTCCTGGGAGCGCCTGACCAGATCGACGAGGCAGCTGCTGAACTATGACCTGATGTTCAGGAACTTAGGAGTGAAGCTCATATCACTGAAGCAACCCGTTGACCTCGATACTGCATTCGGCCGTTTCGTGCTGGGCACCCATGCCTGCACCGCCGAGCTCGAGCGCGACCTGATCAGGCAGCGCCAGGCCGAGGGTATCGCCGTCAAACGGAGCCGCGGTGGCAACGTCGGGGGCCGCCCGCGCATCGCGGACGTCAAGGCCGACGCTGCCGTGAAGCTCTACCTCGCCCGTGAGACGCCAATTCCCGACATCTGCGCCGCAACAGGTATCTCGAAATCGACCCTGTACCGCGTGCTCCGCGAGCGCGGGTTAGTGGGCGTCAGAAGATAA
- a CDS encoding DUF5067 domain-containing protein encodes MEHLSVKKAINLARNFGAAGVLAAALVMTSGCSQADNHQTAVHVADSDNAQEDGVYGKMKYSVTGVEVHDSSTGDGGKVAVVRWHAINNRSADSCAVGSYITAYQNKQMLSRGFAADLQEDHFSSQELAPGDECDGVSIFDLNDMSPIEVKVDGMGAGSNSLDQAFELE; translated from the coding sequence ATGGAGCATCTCTCTGTTAAAAAGGCAATCAACCTAGCTCGGAACTTTGGGGCTGCGGGTGTTCTGGCAGCCGCCCTAGTTATGACCTCTGGGTGCAGCCAGGCAGACAATCATCAGACGGCAGTTCATGTCGCCGATTCTGATAACGCGCAGGAAGACGGGGTTTACGGCAAGATGAAGTATTCAGTCACCGGCGTCGAGGTGCATGATTCCTCGACTGGCGATGGCGGGAAGGTTGCCGTTGTTCGCTGGCACGCCATTAACAACCGATCGGCAGATTCATGCGCTGTTGGTAGCTACATCACGGCTTATCAAAATAAGCAGATGCTATCTCGCGGGTTTGCCGCCGATTTGCAGGAAGATCACTTCTCTTCGCAAGAGCTTGCGCCGGGAGACGAATGCGACGGTGTGTCGATTTTTGACCTCAACGACATGTCTCCCATCGAAGTGAAAGTCGACGGGATGGGTGCCGGGTCGAACTCCCTCGACCAGGCTTTTGAATTGGAATAG
- a CDS encoding metallophosphoesterase family protein, whose product MAIYVTGDVHGRAEYGSSRFAFKNWPLGRTLTRDDVVIVAGDFGFVWDGSNAEKYWLDWLESKPWTTCFVDGNHENHHALAELPVREWNGGLVHEARPHVLHLMRGEVYDIAGTTVLTMGGAASNDRQYRREGRNWWPEEMPSVEEMGHCRASLDRVGWKVDYVVTHEAPADLAEQLCREREREYLDDRLQRFLGELDGRLGCRAWFFGHYHGDEWRDARHRLIYRDIVPVEDTAPASRNLLEAL is encoded by the coding sequence ATGGCTATCTATGTGACGGGCGACGTGCACGGCAGGGCCGAGTACGGGTCCAGCCGGTTTGCCTTCAAGAATTGGCCGCTGGGCCGCACACTGACGCGTGATGATGTGGTAATCGTGGCCGGCGACTTCGGCTTTGTCTGGGATGGGTCCAACGCCGAGAAATACTGGCTCGACTGGCTCGAGTCGAAGCCCTGGACCACGTGCTTCGTTGACGGCAACCATGAGAACCATCACGCCCTGGCTGAGCTGCCGGTGCGGGAGTGGAACGGCGGCCTCGTCCATGAGGCGCGACCGCACGTGCTGCACCTGATGCGCGGCGAGGTGTACGACATCGCGGGGACCACGGTCCTCACCATGGGAGGTGCCGCGAGCAACGACAGACAGTATCGCAGGGAGGGGAGGAACTGGTGGCCCGAGGAGATGCCGAGCGTGGAAGAGATGGGGCACTGCCGCGCCTCGCTCGATCGCGTGGGCTGGAAGGTCGACTACGTTGTGACTCACGAGGCTCCTGCCGACCTGGCAGAGCAACTATGTCGGGAGCGCGAACGCGAGTATCTGGACGACCGGCTGCAACGATTCCTTGGCGAGCTCGACGGGCGACTCGGCTGCCGCGCCTGGTTCTTCGGCCACTACCACGGCGACGAGTGGCGTGACGCCAGGCATCGCCTTATCTACCGAGACATCGTGCCGGTCGAAGATACTGCGCCCGCTTCTAGAAACCTTCTAGAAGCGCTCTAG
- a CDS encoding metallophosphoesterase family protein produces the protein MTVYVTGDIHGGLDMQKLRDWELGDSLTSDDYLIVAGDFGFPWDFSAEECADIAWLESRPYTVLFVDGNHERFDHWAERPMEPWHGGLTQRLSDTSSIRRLMRGEVFELDGKTVFTMGGATSVDREYRVPYSSWWPQELPDERDSDAARARLDEVGWKVDCVITHTCSTRMLSPTLYPDPGWERPDVDRLTGFLDELEDRLDYKRWYYGHFHRDANPDERHTVLYDRIVRLGDKLLPWGAY, from the coding sequence ATGACGGTCTATGTGACAGGCGACATCCACGGTGGACTCGACATGCAAAAGCTCCGCGACTGGGAGCTCGGCGACAGTCTTACCAGCGACGACTATCTCATCGTTGCCGGCGACTTTGGCTTTCCGTGGGACTTCTCTGCCGAGGAATGCGCCGACATCGCCTGGCTGGAGTCGCGCCCCTACACGGTGCTGTTCGTCGACGGCAACCACGAGCGCTTCGACCATTGGGCGGAGCGCCCCATGGAGCCGTGGCACGGCGGGCTGACGCAGCGCCTGTCGGATACTTCGTCCATCCGCCGCCTCATGCGCGGGGAGGTCTTCGAGCTCGACGGGAAGACGGTCTTCACCATGGGCGGTGCCACGAGCGTGGACAGGGAATACCGCGTGCCGTATTCCAGCTGGTGGCCTCAGGAGCTCCCGGACGAGCGCGATTCCGATGCCGCACGGGCAAGGCTCGACGAGGTCGGCTGGAAGGTCGACTGCGTCATCACCCATACCTGCTCGACGCGCATGCTCTCGCCGACGCTCTACCCGGACCCAGGCTGGGAACGCCCTGATGTGGACCGGCTGACCGGATTCCTCGACGAGCTCGAGGACCGCCTGGACTACAAGCGCTGGTATTACGGACATTTCCATCGCGATGCCAATCCGGACGAACGGCACACGGTGCTGTATGACCGGATCGTGAGGCTCGGGGACAAACTCCTGCCGTGGGGTGCGTACTGA
- a CDS encoding ribbon-helix-helix domain-containing protein codes for MSNTSVATNKKRLMITLPTELTEQMDTKARELGLTKSGLVALAIQNLFNAEEIRLHQHQQKQ; via the coding sequence ATGAGCAACACGTCCGTTGCGACTAACAAAAAACGGCTTATGATTACGCTGCCAACTGAGCTGACCGAGCAAATGGATACAAAGGCTCGGGAACTCGGTTTAACGAAATCTGGACTCGTTGCGCTAGCGATTCAGAACCTATTTAATGCGGAGGAGATTCGTCTTCATCAGCATCAGCAGAAACAGTAG